A window of Candidatus Poribacteria bacterium genomic DNA:
GCCGAGGTAATACAAGCCCAGAATCCACACTGTAGACAGGTCCCTGATGTCCGTTGTATTCACGAACCAAAACCCCCGTCATTTCCAATGAGTCTCGTCCCACAGCAATTTCATCGTCATCTCCTACTGGCACAACACGCCACGTCCGAACAGTATCATCAGCGGAACCAGAAACTATGACACCTTCTCTGGCTGAATATGCGAGACTATACACTGCATCATCGTTGGCATCAAAGTTCACTAAAACGGTAAAGGTCTTCGGATTCCAGACCTTTATAGTTTTATCTTCACTACCAGTGACAAAGTAATTGCCTGCTGGATGGTACAAGGTGCAGAGGACTCTACCAACATGTTGGGTAAGCCATTTAGAAACCTGATCGTCTATGGAAAAGTCGCTACCTTCCAGTGGTGTTAAGTCGATAACAGCACTATACTCATCCATGCTGGCAGTGAGTAAAGTTGTGTCACTTGGGCTGAGCGAGATGGATTCAATGGTATCACCGTGAATCTCAAAACTGTTTATCAGTTCTTCAGAGATGACATTCCAAACGCGTATCTCACCGCTTTGGGAAGCCAAACCGCTGCTCGTATAGAGGGTTTTACCATCTGAGGAAAACGCGAGACTCCTCACCTCACCGACATGCGGTTCATAAGTGTAAACGACGCGTCGCGTCTCCAGATCCCAGAGTTCAACCCACTGATATTTTCCAACAGCGAGGGTCTTGCCATCCGGGCTAAATTCAAGTGACCAGATCGGGGATAGCGGTTGGTCTGCAAAACCGATCGGTATTGCAAAGATAATATAGGATGCTGCTATCAGAATCCCTATGTTACGGAAAATAACGAAAGAGATGCGAAGCATAGGTACTTACTCATCGTTAGTTATCGGCAAGAATAGCCGTCAGCCATCAGCCGTCAGCAAGAGGACTCCCCTTTATGAGGAAACCTCTTTACTGATAGCTGATAGCCGACAGCCGATAGCCACTCTAAGCAAGAACGCCGCGAACAGGTCTACCACCTCGTGAGAGGACAATGCGGACACCATCCGGGGATTCCAGATGCTCATTATAATCAATACCGAGGGACCGGTAAAGCGTTGCCGACAAGTCTTCGGGACGCACGGGCGTTTCTGCAGGCTCAATGCCAAGCGGATCTGAGGCACCGATGACCTGTCCACCTTGGACACCACCACCCGCTAACATAATCGAAAAGACACGGGAGTGGTGGTCGCGTCCAGCGTTGCGGTTAATGACAGGTGTCCTGCCAAATTCACCCATTGCAACGACGAGCGTCGTCTCCAACAATCCACGATCGCTTAAGTCTCCGATCAAGGTAGCCATCGTCCGGTCAAAGCCGTTGAGCTTACCCGGCAATGATGAAAAGATGTTGTTGTGGTTATCCCATCCACCGTTACTGACAGTGACGAAGTTAACACCTGCCTCAACGAGCCTTCTGGCGAGAAGACAACTCTGTCCGAAGGTGTTGCGTTGATACGCATCGCGCGTTTTGTCCGACTCGTTGCTGAGATCAAACGCAGCACGGGCATCCGTGGAACTCATTAGGTTGTAAGCAGAGGTATAGAACTCATCAACTGCTTCAGCAGCTGGATTGCCTGCTTCATATTTCTTGAAAGCGGCATCAACAGCCTCACGCAATGAACGCCGCCGTTCGACGCGTTCATAAGAAACCCCTTTAGGTGGCTCTAAATCGCGCACTTTAAAATTCTTACTCGCCGGGTTTCCACCGGGTGAGAAAGGCGCAAGCGACGCCCCTAAGAAACCTCCGCCACCATACGCAACTGGCGCAGGCACAGCGATATAGGGTGGCAAGGCACTTCGCTGCTCTTTGAGCTTGGAGACAACAGCACCGTATCCTGGGACAGCAAAACCGGGTAAAGGTTGATAACCTGTCATCATATAGTGGGTCCCCCGCTCATGCGCTGCCTCTGGGGAAGTCATCGAACGGATGATGCAGAGTTTATCGGTCTGCTGCGCGAGTCGAGGGAGATGCTCGCTGATCTGGATACCACTGACGTTTGTCGGTATCGGTTTGAAAAGCCCACGAATCTCTTCAGGCGCATCCGGTTTGAGATCCCACATATCAAGGTGGCTCGGACCGCCACCTAACCAAACAAGAATAACAGAGGTAGCAGTTTCTTTCACCCGAGATGTAGTTCCAGCTTGCGCTTTAAGTCGGAATAGATCCGTGAGACTGAGACCAAATAAGCCGAGGGCACCAGCCTTGAGAAAATCTCGGCGGTAAAACCCTTCGCAATCCGTGTGTATGCTTCTGTTTTCTGCCATGGTTTTTCTCCTTAAGTTCGCGAGGGGCGTTTCCGTAACCTTTTCATCCATCTTTGCGCCTTCGCGATGTTAGTGTCAAAAGGCTCTTTCATCTCAAAATATTCTGTATGTCCTGCATATATTTGATGCCAATCAACGATGCATGGCATCCTGTTTTGAGTAAGGGTATGCATCAGAAATGCCCGAACTTTGGCACGGGTATCTTGCGGCGCATTGTCAATAGCATGCTGAATGTGTTCATCCGTAACAACCCGTTGCATCTGTCCTTGCTCCTGAAGCGCGTAATAGAGTCCACTTTCAGTATGGATATTATGATATTCTAAATCTTGACTTTTAATCCAAGCATCTTCCCAATCAAGTTCTTCTTCAGCAATGAAAGCTTCAAGCAACCATTTCTTGGCAGCCCAATCAACACGATCAATGACGTTTTGCCAATCATCCTCAAGGTCATCAAGGATAGTTTCCCATGCTGAGAGCACCCACTCGGTCTCTTCGTCATATTCAGTAATGAACGCTTGAACGAAGTTCAGATATTCTCGCTGCAAATCGATAGCGGAGATCGTCTTTCCAGATTTCAGTTCAACACGCCACATGAAAGTATGATCACGTGAGATGTGCCGAATCGCGTACACCGGGTCGGCAAGTTCAAAACCGGGGAGCGGCAATTTTTCCCCATGCATCTCATGAAACATTTCAATAGCAGTGAGCAAGAGTGCTGTAGTCCCTACCTTCAACGCTGTTGCGTACTCCGACATATTGGAGTCCCCAACGAGGAGATGGAGACGACGGTATTTCGTGTAATCGCTAAGCGGTTCATCTCGCGTATTGATGATTGCTCGACTGAATTGGATCCACTCATAAATTTCAGTAACGATGTGATCGGCACGTTGCGAAATTTGATAGTGCTGTTGCTCACCGAGTTCATCCTGAAAATCACCGAATTCGATCATCTCATCATAAGCACCAACTCTGCCCGCGCCCGCGTAAATCTGACGAGTAACGAAGAAAGGCATGAGTGTCGGAATAACGACGCGGTAAAAAGGAACATCTCGACTGATTTGGAAGTTTTCATGACATCCGAAGGTCGCACCCGTAAAATGGTCAATATTGTTTTTGAAGAAAGCCGTAGGCAACCCAGTATCCGTGAGGATATTGTTGATGATACGTTCAATCGCTTTATCATAAGCAATGAGGTCAAAGAGTGTCGCACATTCAGGCGTAGCGTACTCAAGATGCCCCATATCAATGTAGAGACGACCGCCATTGAAGAGGAACCCACCATTACCGGGCGGTTCGCCCCAATCTCGGTAGTGAATGTCGCGCAGACCGAGTTCCAAAACATCGAAAACGTAGTCACGAACACGCGCAGCGACACCCTCAGAGGTGCCACGAACCCGTTCGGCATCGGTCATACATCCAAATTCAGTTTCAATTCCAAAAATGCGTTTCTTCATGAGTGGTTGTCAGTTTGCCTCGCAGTGAGAGTTATCAGTTAAGAGACTTCTTAACCGATAACTGATAACTGAGTACTGATAACTATTCTTCCGATAACTATTGCAGTGCAGTTTCAATTTCTTCAGAAGCCAACAGCCGAAACTTACTTGTCCCGCGTTGCGTGGTTTCCAAAACCCCTGCCTCAATTTCGCCATCTTCCCGTGCAGCATTAACAATCTCATGCATCTGCTCGGTATCTATCTGAGTGTTTTCCAATTCAGCATCTTCCGGTTCCCGCGAACTCAATTCTTTACCGACCGCCCACGTTTCTAAACCCAACTGGAGCGCAGCAGTCAAATTCCTGTCGGTATCAGTAGACGCAGTAGCGAGGTAGTTTTGCATTCCCTCTTCGATCGCTCCTGTACCACCAATAACAGTAGAGGTCATGTCTGTCCGAACATTTCCGTCATAATTGATACAGGTAAAACGGTTTTTATCAGAAGTGCCGCCGAGTTCGGCAAGCAACATTTTAATAATATACGCCTCACCGACGATGGACTCAAACGCCTGTTTGAAGGTGTGCGCCAAGACAAAATTCGTGAGTCGGTGCAGATTTACATCTTCGGTGGCGTTCTGAAAACCCTGGACGCTGGCAGTATCCGTAACAAGCATCCGAAGACGCTCAATATCAGCAGGGTGTCCGATTGCGGAGAGGGCAATTCGGTCGTGTACCTCAAAAATTTTGCGTTGTCCTCTGCCGATAGTGAGGAGCACCATACCCTCATTATAGGTAAGTCCTACAACAGGACTCCCAACCCGGAGTTGGTCTTCAATGTAATCTCGTCTGTCCTGGATCGCTTCTATCCAGCGATACGGTTCATCTCGCATTTCTTAATTATGTGCCTCGCAAGAGAGTTGTCGGTTATCGGTACGGTTTTCTACGAAAAACCTTTAGGTTATCGGTTAAGAGAAAGACTTGATGATTTAGGTTTCCCTCTTAACCGATAACTGACAACCGTTATTGGGTCATTTTAATCGCTGCCCACGTTTTCAGAAGTTTTCCTATTGGGGTGATGAGCTCACGAACTATTGCCGTGTCATAAACCTCGACATTTACAAGTGGATCTTCATCACCGCCGCTATTTCCGCCAAGGATATAGATTTGCCTATCTATTGGCTGAGCCCCATGACCATCTTTACCGGTCGGCATGTCCGGTGCCTGAGTCCAACGATCGGTTTTGGGATCGGAAATTTCAATCGTTGGTAAATACAAGTAGGGTCCCTTGTCTCTGAAACCACCACCTATTATATATATCTTTCCATCCACAACACTTGCCGTATGAAGTGATTTTGGGGTAGGCATCTCTGCTACATCCTTCCAACGATTTGTTTTTGGATCGAAAACCTCAACACTGGAAAGAAAAGGACCTGGATGATTTGGAAGCTGGGGCCACCCTACCCCACCCATAGCGTAAATCTTTCCATCCACAACACTGACTGCAGCACCAGCGCGAACATGGTTCATATTTCTGGCTTTTGCCCATGTGTCAGTGACTGGATCATATACCTCCACGGTTTTTAGCCGTGTCGGTTTCCCCTCCTTAAAATTAATGGTTGCTGTTCCACCGATGGCATATATTTTTCCATCCACAACACAGGTAACAGTCTGTCTGGGTGCTGACATGTCCGTTTTCCGCGTCCACGTGTCTGTAACTGGATCGTACATTTCCACGGTTGGAAGTTCTTTAGCATCCCATACTCTAACTTTTCTCCACTCACGCTTAATCTCATCAAAGACATCAATCTCAAATCTCTTCAGTTCCGTTCCACCAATAGCGTAGATTTTTCCGTCTACAACCGAAACAGATACACCCGTGCGGGCTGTCAGCATATCTGCTTTTCGTTCCCATGTATCGGTTTTAGGGTCGTACATTTCGACCGTTGAGAGGGACAAGTTTCCAAATCCCTCAATCTCGCCCCCTATTGCGTATATCTTTCCATTTACAATACATGTACCAAAACCGGAGCGCTGTGTCGGCATATCTGCTTTCCGCGTCCAATTTTCCTCGGCGGCAAGATTGACAACGCTGATAACCAACAACGCGCACAAAATCAGGATTCCGAAGGTCAAATGAGTTTTCACGGTTTACCTCTATTTAAGGTTGTGCCTCAGCGTAACATGCTTCCAATTCATCATCGGAAATATCCTCAACGCCAATGCGTGTCACAGTTTTGATATTTGGAAAAATTTGTGCCCTCGCGTTGTAACCGCTCGTCGCTGCATCATACTCGCTCGCGGTGTCTAAAAGCCGCAAAATCGTGATAGTCGCCTGCCGTTCATCCATCTCCTGCAACGGTGTATCTCCAAACCGAGAGAGGTAACGTAACACACCCCGGATCCAGATGGAGCCAGACCCAGTTGTGGCAAAATTGACGTTCTCAAAGTGCGCACCGAGTGCATCATAAAAGAAAATCTTTCCGCCATTCTCCTCATCGGCGGCACCCAAGTCATACAACGCAAAGATCGGGATAACGCCCCCGATGCCTTGGAGTGCCATAGGCAGATTGTCTCGAATGAGCCGGGACAGCATTCGGAGTTTACCTTCGAGGCTTAACTCTTGAAGTTGACTGCGGCGAAAGTATTGGAAAGAATGCTCCAATACTCTGGCAATCTCATAAGCAATTGCGGGAGAACCTGAAATAGCAAGCACAGAATGCTTATCAATCTGTAAAACCTTTTCCGCCCGATCGTAGATAACAGAGGTCCCAGCAGTTGCACGCCGGTCGCCTGCGATCATGACACCATCCGCGTAGCGAACAGCCACAACAGTTGTACTATGTGCTATCTCAATATCAGTACCGTGCTGTGCGGCTTCGGATGGCAAATCTATCTTCAAGGAATAGTTCGCGTGTTTTAAGAGGTTGAGGAAGTCGCCTTTATGGTTCATGACCTCCTTTAGCGCAAACTCTTCATGCTCCACGCCCATTCGATTCAAGAAATTGCCCTTATCGTTCATCACTCCCCCGTTCTTTGGCGGTAGCGTCGGGATTGGTCTTTGTCAACACGACGCATGCGTTTGAGCAGCTCCTGCGTATCGGGTCGACTGACTTTCTGCCGCTTTGGCCCTTCATTATCGCCATCGCCATCACCCGGACCGATGGGTTTTGTGTCTCTCTGTTTGCGTTCGAGCTGTGCAATCATATTGGCTGCCATTCTATTTCTCCTTTTTAGTAGTTATCAGTACTCAGTTATCAGTACTCAGTTATCAGTACTCAGTTAAGAGGTGTCTTGTGGCAGTACCACTAAAAATAACCGACACAAGTGTTTAACTGAAAACTGAAAACGCAGCGTACTGACAACTGCTAACTATTCCTGACGCAATTTTTCAATAAGAGTTTCAACAGTCGGCGATTGATCAAGTGCTTCGTTATACTGACGGGCAATTTCTGCATCGGCGAGGGCATCCAGATTAACTTCGCGGGTGCGTCCGTTTACAGTGAAGGTGATACTATCCCATTGAATCGCTTTTATAGAACTACCGAATCGATCAACAGCGCGCCCACGGAAGTACGCCCGCGTGCCAGCAGGCGGGTTATGAAGTGCAGCATCAATCTGTTCATCCGTAACAACACGCCGCATCGGAATCCCATAGTATAGCCCTTCGTCTAAGTCAATATTATGGTATTCCAAATCCAAACTTTGGAGCCACACGTCATCCCACGCAATCCCTTCTTCTTCAATAAAGGTCTCAAGCAACCACTTTTTCGCAACCCAATCAAGTCGGTCAATGAGAGACATCGGATCCGTCTCAAGCGCGTTGAGGGTATCCTCCCATTCGGTGAGTACCCAGTCAGTTTCAAATCCTACATCTTCGCTGAGATATTTCTGTGCAAGTGCAAGGTACTCACGTTGATGGTCAATGGCGGACATTGTTTTCCCTTCTTCCGTCATCACCATCCATCGATACGTCTGGTCATGCGATATAGTCTTAATAGTATCAATCGGATTGACGAGTGTTAGACTCGCTGGAATCCTCCGTTGTTCAATCAAAGTAATGACGAGCGCTGTCGTACCGACTTTAAGCGCCGTCGCGTACTCGGACATATTCGCATCACCTGCGATGCCGTGCAACCTACGGTATTTAGACGCATCCGCGTGCGGTTCATCTCGCGTGTTGACAATGGGACGATTGTGCATCGTATCCACGCTCGCCTCCACGTGAAAGAAATCGGATCGCTGAGAGAGTTGGTAATGTCCCGGTGTTGCGAGTCCTGCTTCCGTTTCAATACCGAGTTTCCCTGCCCCAGCAAAGATTTGGCGAGTGATAAAAAACGACATGATGCCCTGTTTGAGAGTCTCAAACGGAACTTCGCGTGCCATCAGGTAGTTATCGTGGCAACCGTAACTATGCCCGTGAAAATCGGTATTATTCTTGTATAAAAGCACCCGCTTCCCGAGTTTTTCGCTTCGGGTTTCGGCGCACCGCTGAAGAATACGTTCCCCTGCTTTATCGTGCGCGACGAGATCAAACAGACGACTGCACTCAGGTGTGGAATACTCCGGATGCGCATGGTCGTTGTAGAGTCTCGCGCCATTGACAAGGATGTGATCGCTCTTAATTTCAGCAAAAGAGAGCCGCTCTTTCGTATTACGTTCCCGGTCGCGTTCCTCTTCCTCTTTTTCGTCAGGGTGATTTGAAAGTGAACTCGCGCGAAAGCCGCGTTCATCTCGAAATGGGTCTTCCCCGCGGTAGTCCCAGACCGGTCGAAAATCCTCCTGGCGATAACTTTTTATTAGCTCAATCGACTGCTTGACGGCATCAATGTGCGCTTCATTTTCGAGCGTTATTCCGTATTCAGTTTCAATCCCAAAAAGTCTTTCCATTTGGCTATCAGCCATCAGCCATCAGTGGTCAGCCGTCAGCAAGAGGGACTTGTGGCAACAACGCAAAGGATAACAGCCACAGCGTTCTTTGCTGATAGCCGAGAGCCGAGAGCCGTCAGCCATTCTTGCCAACGGCTACTTCTCTGACAACCAATAACGCCTCCTAAATGACACGAGAGCTAGATGCTCTGCGCCGCTCCTGTTTCTCAGCTTTGATAGGCGTAACTTTAACAACATTCGCTGGATCGTAATCAAGGAGCTTGAGCCAATCCTCTGTTGCTTCAGTTGGTGGGAAAATTTCGCTTTCTTGATACTCCGCGGCAAGCGCATTCAATAGGTCTGCACGCGAGATGCCACTCTCTTTTTCCGGATTCTCAATCGCACGCTTGAGCGCGGACTCCTTCGCACGCTGGACAATCGACTCAATGATAGCACCGCTGCACAGATGTCCCCGATAGAGAATATCCCGTCTTCCACTCCTGAGAGAAACCTCAAGGAAACGGTTGTCCTCGTCCTCGCGGAACATTTCATCAACCACCTGTTCGATTAAATCAGTCACAGCCTTCTCAGCAGGGATAACCTCGGGTGGCGTTTCACCCTCTACTGGTGCCGCTTCACTCTCTCCATCAAGCAACAACTCTGAAGCGATAGGCAGCTCAGGTGTGAAATAGATGCGGAAAATGTCTTTCGCAGCGTCCGCATCTGGACGCGTCACTTTAATTTTCCTATCAATGCGACCCGGACGCAAGATAGCAGGGTCAATCAGGTCCGGACGGTTCGTCGCAAGGATGATAACAACATCCTGTAAAGATTCAATACCGTCCATCTCTGCGCAGAACATCGGGACGAGCGTATTGGAGATGCTATGGGACCGGAGTGCACGCCGTGTCCCTAATATCGACTCCGCCTCATCTATAAAGACAAATGCGAGCTTGCCATCTTCCTTTTTCTCACGGGCAATCTGAAAAATCTCTCGGACTTTCCGCTCAGATTCACCGAGCCACATATTAAGAATCTCAGGTCCTTTAATGTGTAGGAAACACCCCTCAACATCTTCTCCGCTCTCCTTTTGGAGCCGCTGCGTTAAGTTGTAAGCGGTCGCCTTGCCGATGAGCGTTTTGCCACATCCCGGCGGACCGTGAAGGAGGAAACCCTTCGGCGCGCTATATTGGAACTGTTCAAAAAGTTTAGGATGTAGGATCGGGAGTTCAATCGTATCTTTAATGCGTTGGATCGTATCGTCAAGTCCTCCTACCTTCGACCACGGTATGTTCGGTACCGCTTCAAG
This region includes:
- a CDS encoding WD40 repeat domain-containing protein, which produces MLRISFVIFRNIGILIAASYIIFAIPIGFADQPLSPIWSLEFSPDGKTLAVGKYQWVELWDLETRRVVYTYEPHVGEVRSLAFSSDGKTLYTSSGLASQSGEIRVWNVISEELINSFEIHGDTIESISLSPSDTTLLTASMDEYSAVIDLTPLEGSDFSIDDQVSKWLTQHVGRVLCTLYHPAGNYFVTGSEDKTIKVWNPKTFTVLVNFDANDDAVYSLAYSAREGVIVSGSADDTVRTWRVVPVGDDDEIAVGRDSLEMTGVLVREYNGHQGPVYSVDSGLVLPRQANNRVAMIASGSADASVIIWNLRSGNRYATFDEPTDAVYAVRISPNGAFVAAGGRDGKARLWNLRTRALTHELTDSEE
- a CDS encoding DUF1501 domain-containing protein encodes the protein MAENRSIHTDCEGFYRRDFLKAGALGLFGLSLTDLFRLKAQAGTTSRVKETATSVILVWLGGGPSHLDMWDLKPDAPEEIRGLFKPIPTNVSGIQISEHLPRLAQQTDKLCIIRSMTSPEAAHERGTHYMMTGYQPLPGFAVPGYGAVVSKLKEQRSALPPYIAVPAPVAYGGGGFLGASLAPFSPGGNPASKNFKVRDLEPPKGVSYERVERRRSLREAVDAAFKKYEAGNPAAEAVDEFYTSAYNLMSSTDARAAFDLSNESDKTRDAYQRNTFGQSCLLARRLVEAGVNFVTVSNGGWDNHNNIFSSLPGKLNGFDRTMATLIGDLSDRGLLETTLVVAMGEFGRTPVINRNAGRDHHSRVFSIMLAGGGVQGGQVIGASDPLGIEPAETPVRPEDLSATLYRSLGIDYNEHLESPDGVRIVLSRGGRPVRGVLA
- a CDS encoding proteasome accessory factor PafA2 family protein produces the protein MKKRIFGIETEFGCMTDAERVRGTSEGVAARVRDYVFDVLELGLRDIHYRDWGEPPGNGGFLFNGGRLYIDMGHLEYATPECATLFDLIAYDKAIERIINNILTDTGLPTAFFKNNIDHFTGATFGCHENFQISRDVPFYRVVIPTLMPFFVTRQIYAGAGRVGAYDEMIEFGDFQDELGEQQHYQISQRADHIVTEIYEWIQFSRAIINTRDEPLSDYTKYRRLHLLVGDSNMSEYATALKVGTTALLLTAIEMFHEMHGEKLPLPGFELADPVYAIRHISRDHTFMWRVELKSGKTISAIDLQREYLNFVQAFITEYDEETEWVLSAWETILDDLEDDWQNVIDRVDWAAKKWLLEAFIAEEELDWEDAWIKSQDLEYHNIHTESGLYYALQEQGQMQRVVTDEHIQHAIDNAPQDTRAKVRAFLMHTLTQNRMPCIVDWHQIYAGHTEYFEMKEPFDTNIAKAQRWMKRLRKRPSRT
- a CDS encoding proteasome subunit alpha; protein product: MNDKGNFLNRMGVEHEEFALKEVMNHKGDFLNLLKHANYSLKIDLPSEAAQHGTDIEIAHSTTVVAVRYADGVMIAGDRRATAGTSVIYDRAEKVLQIDKHSVLAISGSPAIAYEIARVLEHSFQYFRRSQLQELSLEGKLRMLSRLIRDNLPMALQGIGGVIPIFALYDLGAADEENGGKIFFYDALGAHFENVNFATTGSGSIWIRGVLRYLSRFGDTPLQEMDERQATITILRLLDTASEYDAATSGYNARAQIFPNIKTVTRIGVEDISDDELEACYAEAQP
- a CDS encoding ubiquitin-like protein UBact, with the translated sequence MAANMIAQLERKQRDTKPIGPGDGDGDNEGPKRQKVSRPDTQELLKRMRRVDKDQSRRYRQRTGE
- a CDS encoding proteasome accessory factor PafA2 family protein, producing the protein MERLFGIETEYGITLENEAHIDAVKQSIELIKSYRQEDFRPVWDYRGEDPFRDERGFRASSLSNHPDEKEEEERDRERNTKERLSFAEIKSDHILVNGARLYNDHAHPEYSTPECSRLFDLVAHDKAGERILQRCAETRSEKLGKRVLLYKNNTDFHGHSYGCHDNYLMAREVPFETLKQGIMSFFITRQIFAGAGKLGIETEAGLATPGHYQLSQRSDFFHVEASVDTMHNRPIVNTRDEPHADASKYRRLHGIAGDANMSEYATALKVGTTALVITLIEQRRIPASLTLVNPIDTIKTISHDQTYRWMVMTEEGKTMSAIDHQREYLALAQKYLSEDVGFETDWVLTEWEDTLNALETDPMSLIDRLDWVAKKWLLETFIEEEGIAWDDVWLQSLDLEYHNIDLDEGLYYGIPMRRVVTDEQIDAALHNPPAGTRAYFRGRAVDRFGSSIKAIQWDSITFTVNGRTREVNLDALADAEIARQYNEALDQSPTVETLIEKLRQE
- a CDS encoding AAA family ATPase — translated: MYDKKNRRNIGAAPDGNDLFIEDDEELEEELAPEEEETSSGYSLQLIHHIIAETAVDDRRRRWLLELRRSILSDEGEFQERIHAIQQEALRIHAEMEEQIEKLTAPANRIGTLLGLPKEDIARVIVGGSEYYANIDPELKTADLKKGFSVLLNDAFVVVGELGYNDAGPIAKIADLLPDGRLRIGQEPNAQSVILERSADLADAKLKPGDEVRIDANFRVAVEHLPVTETDAYALEAVPNIPWSKVGGLDDTIQRIKDTIELPILHPKLFEQFQYSAPKGFLLHGPPGCGKTLIGKATAYNLTQRLQKESGEDVEGCFLHIKGPEILNMWLGESERKVREIFQIAREKKEDGKLAFVFIDEAESILGTRRALRSHSISNTLVPMFCAEMDGIESLQDVVIILATNRPDLIDPAILRPGRIDRKIKVTRPDADAAKDIFRIYFTPELPIASELLLDGESEAAPVEGETPPEVIPAEKAVTDLIEQVVDEMFREDEDNRFLEVSLRSGRRDILYRGHLCSGAIIESIVQRAKESALKRAIENPEKESGISRADLLNALAAEYQESEIFPPTEATEDWLKLLDYDPANVVKVTPIKAEKQERRRASSSRVI